The following are from one region of the Staphylococcus argenteus genome:
- a CDS encoding YibE/F family protein produces MFLKYRKLFTKPFNIILSIFCIVFIGAILFTLHNENFYNKPIGQIIDVKHVSTTPTKDAQNNRDVKYKNQLKVKILNGQFAGETTTINHQYVKSQADSEAFRTHEKVLLHISDKPSDAYIIEKKRDTLTVVITGLFLLTVLLVGRKVGLQSILSLILNSIAILIAIYIHIQHTSINLFLLMTIAMICSTMLTLLLVTGWHIRTLITVASTIIGTFLSIGLTELIIFMTDGKGIKYETMNFLSLPPKDIFLASVLIGSLGAIMDVAITIASGMHEILQRTPDISMKRWALAGRNIGQDIMGTMTNILLFSYLSGALPMFLIYLKNANTVTYTISMNWSLEIARALTGGIGIVLTIPITILFMEIFETLRRAKQ; encoded by the coding sequence TTGTTTTTGAAATACAGAAAATTATTTACAAAGCCATTTAATATTATTTTAAGTATATTTTGCATCGTTTTTATCGGTGCGATTCTGTTCACATTACATAACGAGAATTTTTACAATAAACCTATTGGTCAAATTATAGATGTCAAACATGTTTCAACGACACCTACAAAAGATGCACAAAACAATCGTGATGTTAAATATAAAAATCAATTAAAAGTCAAAATATTAAATGGTCAATTTGCTGGAGAAACAACGACAATCAATCATCAATACGTTAAGTCTCAAGCAGATTCCGAGGCATTTCGCACACACGAAAAAGTGTTATTACATATTTCGGATAAACCTAGTGACGCTTATATTATAGAAAAAAAGCGTGATACATTAACTGTGGTCATTACTGGTTTGTTCTTATTGACCGTATTATTAGTTGGTCGCAAAGTCGGGCTTCAGTCCATTTTATCTTTAATTTTAAATTCGATTGCAATTTTAATCGCGATTTATATTCATATTCAACATACCAGTATCAATTTATTCTTACTTATGACGATTGCAATGATCTGTTCAACAATGCTTACATTACTACTTGTTACAGGTTGGCACATTCGTACGCTGATAACAGTTGCAAGCACAATTATCGGGACATTTTTAAGCATCGGCTTAACAGAGTTAATCATATTTATGACAGATGGTAAGGGTATTAAATATGAAACGATGAATTTTTTATCATTACCGCCAAAAGACATCTTTTTGGCATCAGTGTTAATCGGTTCACTAGGTGCAATTATGGATGTTGCAATTACGATTGCCAGTGGCATGCATGAAATTTTGCAACGTACTCCTGATATTTCAATGAAACGATGGGCACTTGCTGGACGTAACATTGGGCAAGACATTATGGGAACGATGACGAACATTTTATTATTTTCATATTTATCAGGCGCTTTACCTATGTTTTTAATTTACTTAAAAAATGCTAATACAGTAACATATACCATTTCAATGAACTGGTCTTTAGAAATTGCTCGAGCATTAACTGGTGGAATAGGTATCGTCTTAACTATACCTATCACGATATTATTTATGGAAATATTTGAAACATTAAGGAGGGCGAAACAATGA
- the gltB gene encoding glutamate synthase large subunit: MHNEKLIKGLYDYREEHDACGIGFYANMDNKRSHDIIDKSLEMLRRLDHRGGVGADGITGDGAGIMTEIPFAFFKQHVTDFDIPGEGEYAVGLFFSKERILGSEHEAVFKKYFEGEGLSILGYRDVPVNKEAIAKHVADSMPVIQQVFVDIRNIADVEKRLFLARKQLEFYSTQCDLELYFTSLSRKTIVYKGWLRSDQIKKLYTDLSNELYQSKLGLVHSRFSTNTFPSWKRAHPNRMLMHNGEINTIKGNVNWMRARQRKLIETLFGDEKHKVFQIVDEDGSDSAIVDNALEFLSLAMEPEKAAMLLIPEPWLYNEANDENVRAFYEYYSYLMEPWDGPTMISFCNGDKLGALTDRNGLRPGRYTITKDNFIVFSSEVGVVDVPESNVAFKGQLNPGKLLLVDFKANKVIENNDLKGAIAGELPYKTWIDTHKINFDFENIAYQPSEWQDDTLFKLQRQFAYTKEDIHKYIQELVEGKKDPIGAMGYDAPIAVLNERPESLFNYFKQLFAQVTNPPIDAYREKIVTSELSYLGGEGNLLAPDEAVLDRIQLKRPVLNEEHLASIDQDQFKLTYLSTLYEGNLEDALETIGRNAVNAVKQGAQILVLDDSGLVNENGYAMPILLAISHVHQLLIKENLRMSTSLVAKSGETREVHHVACLLAYGANAIVPYLAQRTVERLTLVEGLQGTVVDNVKTYTDVLSEGVIKVMAKMGISTVQSYQGAQIFEAIGLSDDVIDRYFTGTQSKLSGITIEQIDAENKARQQSNDNYLASGSTFQWRQQGQHHAFNPQSIFLLQHACKENDYAQFKAYSEAVNRNRTDHIRHLLEFKACTPIDIDQVEPVSEIVKRFNTGAMSYGSISAEAHETLAQAMNQLGGKSNSGEGGEDAKRYEVQVDGSNKVSAIKQVASGRFGVTSDYLQHAKEIQIKVAQGAKPGEGGQLPGTKVYPWIAKTRGSTPGIGLISPPPHHDIYSIEDLSQLIHDLKNANKDADIAVKLVSKTGVGTIASGVAKAFADKIVISGYDGGTGASPKTSIQHAGVPWEIGLAETHQTLKLNDLRSRVKLETDGKLLTGKDVAYACALGAEEFGFATAPLVVLGCIMMRVCHKDTCPVGVATQNKDLRALYKGKAHHVVNFMHFIAQELREILASLGLKRVEDLVGRTDLLQRSSVVKPNSKAATLAVEKLLCPFDGPNTKEIQQDHRLEYGFDLSNVYEVTKPYIAEGRRYTGSFTVNNEQRDVGVITGSEISKRYGEEGLPENTINIYTNGHAGQSLAAYAPKGLMVHHTGDANDYVGKGLSGGTVIVKAPFEERQNEIIAGNVSFYGATGGKAFINGSAGERFCIRNSGVDVVVEGIGDHGLEYMTGGHVVILGDVGKNFGQGMSGGIAYVIPSDVERFVENNQLDTLLFTKIKHHEEKNLIKQMLEEHVTHTNSTRAIQILKHFDRIEDVVVKVIPKDYQLMMQKIHLHKSLQDNEDEAMLAAFYDESKAIDAKYKPAVVY; the protein is encoded by the coding sequence ATGCACAATGAGAAATTAATTAAAGGTTTATATGACTATCGTGAGGAACATGATGCTTGTGGTATTGGTTTTTATGCGAATATGGACAATAAAAGGTCTCATGATATCATTGATAAATCACTTGAAATGTTACGACGCTTAGATCATAGGGGCGGGGTCGGCGCAGATGGCATCACTGGTGATGGCGCAGGTATTATGACTGAAATACCTTTTGCATTTTTTAAACAACATGTAACGGACTTTGATATCCCAGGTGAAGGTGAATATGCCGTGGGTTTATTTTTTTCTAAAGAACGCATATTAGGTTCTGAACATGAAGCGGTTTTCAAAAAATATTTTGAAGGTGAAGGCCTATCAATACTAGGCTACCGTGATGTACCGGTTAATAAAGAGGCGATTGCGAAACATGTGGCAGACAGTATGCCAGTCATTCAACAAGTGTTTGTTGATATTAGAAACATTGCTGATGTTGAAAAACGATTGTTTTTAGCTAGAAAACAATTAGAGTTTTATTCTACCCAGTGCGATTTAGAATTGTACTTTACGAGTTTATCACGTAAAACAATTGTATATAAAGGTTGGTTACGTTCAGATCAAATTAAAAAGCTCTATACAGATTTATCAAACGAATTATATCAATCGAAGCTTGGTTTAGTACATTCGAGGTTCAGTACTAATACATTTCCAAGTTGGAAAAGGGCCCATCCTAACCGTATGCTAATGCACAACGGTGAAATTAATACGATTAAAGGTAATGTCAACTGGATGAGAGCACGTCAGCGTAAATTAATCGAAACATTATTTGGTGATGAGAAACACAAAGTTTTTCAAATTGTGGATGAAGACGGAAGTGACTCTGCAATTGTAGATAATGCATTAGAATTCTTGTCATTAGCGATGGAGCCAGAAAAAGCAGCAATGTTACTGATTCCTGAACCTTGGTTATACAATGAAGCGAATGATGAAAATGTGCGTGCATTTTATGAATATTATAGCTATTTAATGGAACCGTGGGATGGCCCAACAATGATTTCGTTCTGTAATGGTGACAAACTTGGTGCGCTTACAGATAGAAATGGTTTACGTCCTGGTCGATATACAATAACTAAAGATAACTTTATAGTCTTTTCATCTGAAGTGGGTGTTGTAGATGTCCCTGAAAGTAATGTTGCTTTTAAAGGACAATTGAATCCCGGAAAGTTATTGTTAGTTGATTTTAAAGCGAATAAAGTTATTGAAAATAATGATTTAAAAGGTGCGATTGCAGGAGAACTACCATATAAAACATGGATTGATACACATAAAATTAACTTTGATTTTGAAAATATAGCGTATCAACCTTCCGAGTGGCAAGATGATACGTTATTTAAATTGCAACGACAATTCGCTTATACGAAAGAAGATATTCATAAATATATTCAAGAACTTGTAGAAGGGAAAAAAGATCCTATTGGTGCGATGGGGTATGATGCACCAATCGCAGTATTAAACGAGCGACCAGAATCATTGTTTAATTATTTTAAACAGCTATTTGCACAAGTAACAAACCCGCCAATTGACGCATATCGTGAAAAAATTGTTACGAGTGAATTATCTTATTTAGGTGGAGAAGGGAATTTATTAGCACCGGATGAAGCTGTTTTAGATCGTATTCAGTTGAAACGACCAGTATTAAATGAAGAACATTTAGCTTCTATTGATCAAGACCAATTTAAATTGACTTATTTATCAACATTATATGAGGGTAATTTGGAAGATGCGCTTGAAACAATAGGTCGTAATGCAGTTAATGCAGTGAAGCAAGGTGCTCAAATTCTAGTATTAGATGATAGTGGTTTAGTTAATGAAAATGGTTATGCAATGCCTATTTTATTAGCAATTAGCCATGTGCATCAATTATTAATAAAAGAGAATTTACGAATGTCTACAAGTTTGGTTGCTAAATCTGGTGAGACAAGAGAAGTGCACCATGTTGCTTGTTTACTGGCGTACGGTGCTAATGCGATAGTGCCATATTTAGCGCAACGTACGGTTGAGCGATTAACATTGGTAGAAGGATTACAAGGTACTGTTGTCGATAATGTTAAGACATATACGGATGTATTGTCAGAAGGTGTCATTAAAGTAATGGCTAAGATGGGAATTTCGACAGTGCAAAGTTATCAAGGTGCACAAATATTTGAAGCAATTGGGTTATCGGATGATGTTATTGACCGTTATTTTACAGGAACGCAATCTAAGCTATCTGGCATAACAATTGAACAAATTGACGCTGAAAATAAAGCACGTCAACAAAGTAACGATAATTATCTCGCGTCGGGTAGTACGTTCCAGTGGAGACAACAAGGTCAGCATCATGCGTTTAATCCGCAATCGATTTTCTTGCTACAACATGCTTGTAAGGAAAATGACTATGCGCAATTTAAAGCTTATTCTGAAGCAGTGAATAGAAATAGAACGGATCATATTAGGCATTTACTTGAATTTAAAGCATGTACTCCAATTGATATTGATCAAGTTGAGCCAGTAAGCGAGATTGTAAAACGTTTTAACACTGGGGCAATGAGTTATGGATCGATTTCAGCAGAGGCGCATGAAACATTAGCACAAGCAATGAATCAATTAGGTGGTAAGAGTAATAGTGGTGAAGGTGGCGAAGATGCCAAACGATATGAAGTGCAAGTTGATGGAAGTAATAAAGTAAGTGCAATTAAACAAGTTGCTTCTGGACGTTTCGGGGTAACCAGTGATTACTTACAACATGCCAAAGAAATTCAAATTAAAGTTGCACAAGGTGCAAAACCAGGCGAGGGTGGTCAACTTCCAGGTACAAAGGTTTATCCGTGGATTGCGAAGACGAGAGGATCGACACCGGGTATCGGTCTGATTTCACCACCTCCACATCATGATATTTATTCGATAGAAGATTTGTCACAATTGATACATGATTTGAAAAATGCGAATAAAGATGCAGACATCGCAGTAAAATTAGTTTCGAAAACAGGTGTTGGTACCATTGCATCTGGGGTGGCAAAAGCATTTGCTGATAAAATTGTCATCAGTGGTTACGATGGTGGTACAGGGGCTTCACCTAAAACGAGTATTCAACATGCCGGTGTTCCTTGGGAAATTGGCTTAGCAGAAACACATCAAACATTAAAACTTAATGACTTAAGAAGCCGCGTTAAGTTGGAGACGGACGGTAAGTTATTAACTGGTAAAGATGTAGCGTACGCATGTGCGCTTGGAGCGGAAGAATTTGGATTTGCAACGGCACCATTAGTTGTGTTGGGCTGTATTATGATGCGTGTATGTCATAAAGATACTTGTCCAGTAGGAGTTGCAACTCAAAATAAAGATTTACGTGCTTTATATAAAGGTAAGGCACACCATGTCGTTAATTTTATGCATTTTATTGCACAAGAATTAAGAGAAATATTAGCATCTTTAGGTTTGAAACGTGTAGAAGACTTAGTTGGAAGAACTGATTTATTACAACGATCATCAGTTGTAAAACCGAATAGTAAGGCAGCTACTTTAGCTGTTGAAAAATTATTGTGCCCATTTGATGGACCGAATACAAAAGAAATTCAACAGGATCATCGCTTAGAATATGGATTTGATCTATCGAATGTTTATGAAGTGACTAAACCTTATATTGCTGAAGGACGCAGATATACTGGTAGTTTCACAGTAAATAACGAGCAACGTGATGTAGGTGTGATTACTGGTAGCGAAATATCGAAACGTTATGGAGAAGAAGGACTTCCAGAAAATACAATCAATATTTATACAAATGGACATGCTGGGCAAAGTTTAGCAGCCTATGCACCGAAAGGTTTGATGGTTCATCATACAGGTGATGCTAATGACTATGTCGGTAAAGGATTGTCTGGTGGAACAGTGATTGTCAAAGCGCCTTTTGAAGAACGACAAAATGAAATTATTGCTGGTAATGTATCATTTTATGGTGCTACAGGTGGTAAAGCATTCATTAATGGTAGTGCTGGAGAACGATTCTGTATTCGAAATAGTGGTGTAGATGTCGTCGTAGAAGGGATCGGTGACCACGGGTTAGAGTATATGACTGGTGGACATGTTGTTATTTTAGGTGATGTTGGTAAGAACTTCGGTCAAGGTATGAGTGGTGGTATTGCATATGTTATTCCATCTGATGTAGAAAGGTTTGTGGAAAATAACCAATTAGATACTTTATTATTCACAAAAATTAAACATCATGAAGAGAAAAACTTGATTAAACAAATGTTAGAAGAACATGTAACTCATACAAATAGTACAAGAGCGATTCAGATTTTAAAACATTTTGATCGTATTGAAGATGTTGTGGTTAAAGTTATTCCAAAAGATTATCAATTGATGATGCAAAAAATTCATCTACACAAATCATTGCAGGACAATGAAGATGAAGCGATGCTAGCTGCATTTTACGATGAGAGTAAGGCAATCGACGCTAAATATAAACCAGCTGTTGTGTATTAA
- the gltC gene encoding glutamate biosynthesis transcriptional regulator GltC, protein MEIKQLRYFIEVAKREHISETALELNIAQSAISRQITLLEQELNVSLFKKHGRNITLTSEGKLLFNEALQIIEHLDSTIEQFQSHGLTKNKSIYIGYDESDVSHMLLPLIQTFHLQNDTHVIPNLLQHDTIINSVLNGNIDIGFTELTPEINKHKQLHMLPLFEEHYHLYAPSDDPIAMTTHPPLVQFEHHHFYCLAPFAETVKKQLQKVIKSDVYTISSQPLAQYLLRQKEGYIISSHNTHLPESKDWVDIKLDHTELKRTICAITKEPYTKSDIGILLTLIQQLMAKTSTFH, encoded by the coding sequence ATGGAAATTAAACAATTACGATATTTTATAGAAGTTGCTAAAAGAGAACATATCTCCGAAACCGCACTAGAATTAAATATTGCACAATCAGCGATTAGCCGACAAATTACTTTACTAGAACAAGAACTTAACGTGTCATTATTTAAAAAACACGGACGCAACATAACACTCACGTCAGAAGGTAAGTTACTATTTAATGAAGCATTACAAATTATAGAACATTTAGATAGCACAATTGAACAATTTCAAAGTCATGGTTTAACTAAAAATAAAAGCATTTACATTGGTTATGATGAAAGTGATGTATCTCATATGTTATTGCCACTTATCCAAACATTTCATTTACAAAATGATACACATGTTATCCCTAATTTATTACAACACGACACAATTATTAATAGCGTCTTAAACGGTAATATCGATATTGGTTTTACGGAGCTTACACCTGAAATTAATAAACATAAACAATTACATATGTTGCCTTTGTTTGAAGAACACTACCATTTGTATGCACCATCTGATGATCCTATTGCAATGACGACGCATCCACCGTTAGTGCAGTTTGAACATCATCATTTTTACTGCTTAGCACCATTTGCTGAAACTGTGAAAAAGCAATTGCAAAAGGTTATCAAATCAGACGTATACACTATTAGCAGCCAACCACTTGCGCAATACTTACTACGTCAAAAAGAAGGCTACATTATTTCATCACATAATACACATTTACCTGAATCTAAAGATTGGGTTGATATTAAACTAGACCATACCGAACTAAAAAGAACAATATGTGCCATAACAAAAGAACCTTATACGAAAAGTGACATCGGCATATTACTAACACTTATCCAACAATTAATGGCTAAAACATCAACATTTCATTAA